A segment of the Candidatus Methylomirabilis tolerans genome:
CTACAGGAAGAATTCTCCGTCTCTGTACACCACCTTCCCCTCGGCAAGGATGTGACCGAGGAAGTTGGTCGGCCTGGCTTCTCTGAGGTCACTCGGCGTGTACGGTCGGATTTCGACGGATGGATCAGTTTCAAGCACGGTCTCGACGAGCAGATCCATTACCTGTCGATGACTCATTCGCGCGAAGTCCGGGGAGATCACAGCCAGGTCCACATCGCTCCAGGCATCAGCCTCCCCGCGGG
Coding sequences within it:
- a CDS encoding nucleotidyltransferase domain-containing protein, producing MEAVKATPDTVQVIRRTIEHLQRRVLQAVLFGSHARGEADAWSDVDLAVISPDFARMSHRQVMDLLVETVLETDPSVEIRPYTPSDLREARPTNFLGHILAEGKVVYRDGEFFL